Within Myxococcales bacterium, the genomic segment TACGAGATGGTCGTTCGAATGCTCGCCGCCGGCGTCCCTGTGCTCGCTCAACCGAACGCCGGCTTGCCCAGACGTGTGGAGGGCCGCTTTGCCTACATGGCCACGCCTGAATATTTTTTAGTGTATGCGCGACGCCTATATAAGGCAGGCGTTTCGGCGGTTGGGGGTTGCTGTGGCACCACCCCTGAGCATATTCGGAAGATCGCAGCTGCGGCTCGCATGTTGGGCGGCAGTGACTTTCCTGAGTTGGGGATAAGCGGCGGCGATGTTCTAGAGTTATCCTCCGATATTGCTCCAGGTGTTACGGTCGTGCCCCTCGAAGACAAGGGGATGCTCGGAGCCAAGCTCAACAAAAAGTTCATTATTTCAGTAGAAGTCAATCCACCGCCAGGCCTAGACATCGACAAAGCCCTTCTCGGTGCCAAGCTACTTCAGGCTGGCGGGGTCGATGTCATCAACGTCGCCGATAATGCGCGGGCCTCCATGCGTATGGGGAATCTTGCACTCTGCCTTCGCATCCAAGAAAAGCTCGGGATGCCGACCCTTATGCATGTGACAACCCGTGACAGAAACCTTCTCGGACTTGTGGCCCACGTACTTGCGGCGCACGAGCTAGGGGTGCGTAACTTGGTGATCATCACGGGAGACCCCCCGAAAATGGGAGATTTTCCCGAGGCTAGCAGCGTATATGATGTTGATTCTATTGGGTTATTGCGACTAATCTCAGGCTTTAACCATGGCCGCGACCCGGGAGGAAAGCCGCTTGAGCGTGCGACGGCGTTCTTGGCTGCAACCGGCGCCGAGCCCGCAGCTTCGGACTATGCGCGAGAGATGGAACGATTGGGAAAGAAACGTGAGGCCGGCGCAGAGTTGGTCATGACACAACCCGTGTATGATATCGAGGTGCTCGACAGATTTGTACGCGACACGTCCCAGGTGGGATTGCCAGTGCTCGTGGGTCTCTTGCCGCTGGCCAGCTACCGCAACGCTGAGTTTCTACACAATGAAGTGCCCGGCATGAGCGTTCCTTTAGCCATTCGTGACCGCATGCGCAGGGCGGGCGCAGGCACAGAGGCGCGGCGTGAGGGCGTGCGCATTGCACGCGATATGCTGAGCGCGGTTAAAGATCGGGTGGCCGGCGCCTATATCATGCCGCCATTCGGAAGATATGATCTGGCGCTAGAGATCATTGAAGGCATCGCCTAGCGAGGACTCCTGTTGCCAAGGGTGCAGTTGTCGCGTTTACTTCGCTACAATGAAGACCCTCTGGCCTTATGCATTATTCTTTGGCCTTTTTGTAGGCTGTGCGGGTAGGACCTGTCCCCGGATTCGCCACACCGATCCAGATGTGGCATTGAGGTATCATGACACCATGCGCGCACATGTCCGATCGCTGCGCGCACATGCCAACGTGGACCAGTTCAACCGCAAGGGCCGTATTCGCGGTACGGTGAGTATGTTTGTAGAGCGGCCCAACCGGCTCCGCTTTGATGTGATGACGCAGCTCGGTCCAGCGGCCGTGCTCAGCACCCACGGTACCGACTTTGCTTTGGTGGACCTCAGACGTAGGTTGTTCACGCATGGCCCGGTATGCCCGGCCAATATCGCGGCGCTCATGGGTGTCGCCATGACTGCTGATCAATTGTCGCTATTGTTATTAGCCCAAGTGCCTCAGATCGATGCAAATTCTGCGCGTCTAGCG encodes:
- a CDS encoding bifunctional homocysteine S-methyltransferase/methylenetetrahydrofolate reductase, with amino-acid sequence MEKPRGYSNSLLEALRSGSLVFDGAMGTALYERGILYTVCFDELCLSRPELVQKIHEDYVMAGAQVLETNTFGANRYRLKTHGFQDQVTEVNRAAVQLAREAGKDNAFVVGAVGPTGLPFKALSPDEHGQVRDAFLEQCQALVDAGVDGLLFETFRQPEEIRLALLAAKDVVPSCIPVLAQVSFDAFGTMADGTGPEVMASKLISWGADAIGVNCSDGPLGVYEMVVRMLAAGVPVLAQPNAGLPRRVEGRFAYMATPEYFLVYARRLYKAGVSAVGGCCGTTPEHIRKIAAAARMLGGSDFPELGISGGDVLELSSDIAPGVTVVPLEDKGMLGAKLNKKFIISVEVNPPPGLDIDKALLGAKLLQAGGVDVINVADNARASMRMGNLALCLRIQEKLGMPTLMHVTTRDRNLLGLVAHVLAAHELGVRNLVIITGDPPKMGDFPEASSVYDVDSIGLLRLISGFNHGRDPGGKPLERATAFLAATGAEPAASDYAREMERLGKKREAGAELVMTQPVYDIEVLDRFVRDTSQVGLPVLVGLLPLASYRNAEFLHNEVPGMSVPLAIRDRMRRAGAGTEARREGVRIARDMLSAVKDRVAGAYIMPPFGRYDLALEIIEGIA